CCCGGCCGGGAGGGCGCGGGTGCGCACCCCGGCGGCGGTGGCCACCACCAGCTGCCCGTCCGGCACCGCGTGCCAGCCGGGGTCGTCGTCGAGAGGTTCCGAGGCGAGGGTCACCGACTCCCCCGTGGTGCGTACCGACAGCGCGTGCCCGGCGACCGTCGCCACCACCTGCCGCCCGTCGGTCAGCAGCAGGTTCAGCCGGGAACCGGGTGCGGCCGCCGCCACCGCCGAGACGGTCGCCGCGAGGGCCTCGACCGGATCCTCGCCGGCCCGCAGCCGGTGCCGCACCAGCGCCCAGAGCAGCGCCGCGTCGGTCGGCGCGTCCAGCGTGAGCAGGTCCCGTACCGGCAGGTCGGCGGCGAGCGGCACCACCGCGTCGGGCCAGCCCCGGACCACCCCGTTGTGGCTGAACAGCCAGCGCCCCTCGGCGAACGGGGCGGCGGCGCTCTCCTGCACCGGCATCCCGACGGTGGCCGAGCGGACCGCCGCCAGCACCGCGCCCGCCACGGTCACCGCCGCCAGCTCCGGCAGGGTGGTGTCGCCCCACATCGGCTGCGCCCGCCGGTAGCGGACCGGGTCGGCGTCGGCGGCCGGATACCAGCCGACACCGAAGCCGTCCGCGTTGATCGTGCCGCCGCCGCGCATGTCGCGCGGGGCCCACGACTGCCGCAGCAGCGCGTGCGGCGGGTCGTAGAGCAGGGTCCGCAGCCCGACCGGCGGGCCGAGGTACGCCAGGTGCCGACACATCAGGCGGCACGCCCCGCGTGGCGTTCGTCGGTGGTGGCGTCCCGGGCGCAGCGGAAGCCGCTGAAGATCTGCCGCCGGATCGGGTAGTCCCAGTTACGGAAGGTGCCCCGGCAGGCGGCGCGGTCGGTGCCGAACGAGCCGCCGCGCAGCACCCGGTAGTCGTCGCCGAAGAAGACCTCGGAGTATTCGCGGTAGGGGAAGGCGGCGAAGCCCGGGTGACCACGGAAGGTCGTCGACGTCCACTCCCAGACGTCGCCGATCAGCTGGTGCACGCCGAGCGGCGAGGCCCCCGCCGGATACGCCCCGACCGGCGCCGGCCACAGGTGCCGCTGCCCCAGGTTGGCGTGCTCCGGGGTCGGGTCCTCGTCCCCCCACGGCCAGCGGCGGGACCGGCCGGTCGCCGGGTCCCAGCGGGCCGCCTTCTCCCACTCCGCCTCGGTGGGCAGCCGCCTGCCGGCCCACGCCGCGTACGCCGCCGCCTCGTGGAAGCAGACGTGCACCACCGGCTCGTCGTCACGGACCGGGGACCACCGGCCGAACCGCTGGTACGCCCAGCCGTCGCCGTCCCGACGCCAGTGCATCGGCGCGGTCAGGCCGGCGTCGAGGCGGTGCCGCCACCCCGCCTCGCTCCACCAGCGCGGCTCGTCGTAACCGCCCTCGGCGATGAACCGCCGGTACGCCCCGTTGGTCACGGGTGCGGCGTCGATGACGTACGCGGGCAGGTCGACGGTGTGCGCGGGACGCTCGTTGTCCAGCGCCCACGGGTCGGTGGAGGTGCCCATGGTGAACGGGCCCGCCGGCACCAGCACCTCGTCGGCGACCCGGGCACGCGGCTCCGGCGGTGGCGGCGCGTGCAGGACGGGCGCGCCGGAGCGCAGCTGGTGGGTGGCGAGCATGGTCTCGTCGTGCTGCTGCTCGTGCTGCACGATCATGCCGAAGGCGAACCCGTCGGCGACCAGGTCACGGTCGGTGAAGCGGATGCCGTCCAGCAGGTCGTACACCTTGTCCCGGACGCAGGCGACGTAGGCGCGTGCCTCGGCGGGCGGCAG
This genomic interval from Micromonospora sp. CCTCC AA 2012012 contains the following:
- the egtC gene encoding ergothioneine biosynthesis protein EgtC, with the translated sequence MCRHLAYLGPPVGLRTLLYDPPHALLRQSWAPRDMRGGGTINADGFGVGWYPAADADPVRYRRAQPMWGDTTLPELAAVTVAGAVLAAVRSATVGMPVQESAAAPFAEGRWLFSHNGVVRGWPDAVVPLAADLPVRDLLTLDAPTDAALLWALVRHRLRAGEDPVEALAATVSAVAAAAPGSRLNLLLTDGRQVVATVAGHALSVRTTGESVTLASEPLDDDPGWHAVPDGQLVVATAAGVRTRALPAG
- the egtB gene encoding ergothioneine biosynthesis protein EgtB; translated protein: MTTIEEPGTEAQLRDRIAAELTRTRDRTALLTEAVDDADLVRQHSPLMSPLVWDLAHVGNQEELWLVRDVGGRDPVRRDIDDLYDAFKQPRKDRPSLPLLPPAEARAYVACVRDKVYDLLDGIRFTDRDLVADGFAFGMIVQHEQQHDETMLATHQLRSGAPVLHAPPPPEPRARVADEVLVPAGPFTMGTSTDPWALDNERPAHTVDLPAYVIDAAPVTNGAYRRFIAEGGYDEPRWWSEAGWRHRLDAGLTAPMHWRRDGDGWAYQRFGRWSPVRDDEPVVHVCFHEAAAYAAWAGRRLPTEAEWEKAARWDPATGRSRRWPWGDEDPTPEHANLGQRHLWPAPVGAYPAGASPLGVHQLIGDVWEWTSTTFRGHPGFAAFPYREYSEVFFGDDYRVLRGGSFGTDRAACRGTFRNWDYPIRRQIFSGFRCARDATTDERHAGRAA